In Malania oleifera isolate guangnan ecotype guangnan chromosome 8, ASM2987363v1, whole genome shotgun sequence, a single window of DNA contains:
- the LOC131162713 gene encoding uncharacterized protein LOC131162713 — MPRIKKTSNRGSSSGRDEQNLDKWLVAPQAKLHYHASLDTIDPILVCTRLQNIKGKVTSLDQHITHIEKYHTRSSRGGDPMDISSTPQNEDDGSDEETDDNEEGSAEEGDQEEEAGSEEEGGQDEEEEEGQKDGSNGERQDH, encoded by the exons ATGCCTCGTATTAAGAAAACATCCAATCGTGGCTCTTCGTCTGGGAGGGATGAACAAAATCTTGACAAATGGCTTGTTGCTCCCCAAGCTAAGCTTCATTACCATGCTTCCCTCGACACCATAGACCCCATTCTAG TGTGCACTAGGCTTCAAAATATTAAAGGAAAAGTTACATCCCTTGATCAGCACATCACTCACATTGAGAAGTATCATACTAGATCTTCTAGGGGAggtgatcccatggatattagctcCACCCCTCAAAATGAAGATGATGGTTCTGATGAAGAAACTGACGACAATGAAGAAGGTTCTGCAGAAGAAGGCGACCAGGAAGAAGAAGCAGGCTCTGAAGAAGAAGGAGGccaagatgaagaagaagaagaaggacaaaAAGACGGCTCTAATGGAGAAAGACAGGATCATTAG